In the genome of Mycoplasmopsis pulmonis, one region contains:
- a CDS encoding MHO_1580 family protein, which translates to MVNIQYNDTSANSQIVHRFDINATYSFNSNYSLDEKLGLEIKRSLIDNHFSLKISYTPVVSKNLIFETQINNNLVSRYESGNVIANKTGNLFLLKEHLKENITKVNKIIVVVKEKNELNQEEIIFKGDYFITRYDYQRNYILKDKKLSFKIPWIIRVSTTGYNVKNRIDHKHESDYFNVEIEKQPINRLVHFTKLYKLKIYNDKSENVLNDFHLSMSPLENTLISNEKDEKFRPIFNRILNNKNLVEGFIELTNNSYYDFDKKATFVGSSKNAKEGLLIPFNFKGSFDPKVTLKFNEALENLTLSYHQYFPDRLLDKYEGKIKLNFEEISSNISKQMKFFTIKNGDFSKIINENLSLQALENLYFKEEKEILNDSEN; encoded by the coding sequence ATGGTTAATATTCAATACAATGACACTAGTGCTAATTCACAAATAGTCCATCGCTTTGACATTAATGCAACTTATAGCTTTAACTCAAATTATTCTTTGGATGAAAAACTTGGTTTAGAAATTAAAAGATCATTAATAGACAACCACTTTAGTTTAAAAATTTCCTATACACCAGTTGTTTCTAAAAACTTAATTTTTGAAACTCAAATTAACAATAACTTAGTCTCTAGATATGAAAGTGGCAATGTTATAGCAAACAAAACCGGAAATCTTTTTCTTCTAAAAGAGCATCTTAAAGAAAACATTACTAAAGTAAACAAAATAATTGTTGTTGTTAAAGAAAAAAACGAGCTAAATCAAGAAGAGATTATTTTTAAGGGTGACTATTTTATAACTCGCTATGATTATCAAAGAAATTACATCCTTAAGGATAAAAAACTTTCTTTTAAAATTCCTTGAATTATCAGAGTATCAACAACTGGATATAATGTTAAAAACAGAATTGACCACAAACATGAAAGTGACTATTTTAATGTTGAAATTGAAAAGCAACCTATTAATAGATTAGTACATTTTACAAAGCTTTATAAATTAAAGATCTACAATGATAAAAGTGAAAATGTTTTAAATGATTTTCATTTAAGTATGTCTCCACTTGAAAATACTTTAATTTCAAATGAAAAAGATGAAAAATTTAGGCCTATTTTTAATAGAATTTTAAATAACAAAAATCTCGTTGAAGGCTTTATTGAACTAACTAATAATAGTTATTATGATTTTGATAAAAAAGCAACTTTTGTAGGTTCGTCAAAAAATGCTAAAGAAGGTCTTTTAATTCCCTTTAATTTTAAAGGTAGCTTTGATCCAAAAGTTACATTAAAATTTAATGAAGCACTAGAAAATTTAACCCTTAGCTATCATCAATATTTCCCTGATAGGCTTCTTGATAAATATGAAGGAAAAATTAAATTAAATTTTGAAGAAATTTCTTCAAATATTTCAAAACAAATGAAGTTTTTTACTATTAAAAATGGAGATTTTTCAAAAATAATTAACGAAAATTTATCTTTACAAGCACTTGAAAATTTATATTTTAAAGAAGAAAAGGAGATTTTAAATGATTCAGAAAATTAA
- a CDS encoding MHO_1590 family protein has product MIQKIKLSFQKVKNLSLKQKIVVALVTSLSLGAIGLGVFYFTNNHNTQLATKDSNQKTEQSSISFNVFSQMDEKDFYQSVYIEDGKAKIDKDIVAKIVKDQITRLGVSHGDLKVGYFVENEVIFLDLIWTSNNNQRVQKSFKLYLS; this is encoded by the coding sequence ATGATTCAGAAAATTAAGCTTTCATTTCAAAAAGTTAAAAATCTTTCTTTAAAACAAAAGATTGTTGTAGCTCTTGTAACAAGTCTTTCTCTAGGGGCTATTGGTCTTGGAGTTTTTTACTTTACAAATAATCACAACACTCAACTAGCAACTAAAGATTCAAATCAAAAAACTGAGCAAAGTAGCATTAGTTTTAATGTCTTTTCACAAATGGATGAAAAAGATTTTTATCAGTCTGTCTACATTGAAGATGGAAAAGCCAAAATTGACAAAGACATAGTAGCTAAAATTGTAAAAGATCAAATTACTCGACTAGGAGTAAGTCATGGTGATTTAAAAGTTGGTTATTTTGTGGAAAATGAAGTTATTTTCTTGGATTTAATTTGAACTTCAAATAACAACCAAAGAGTGCAAAAATCTTTTAAATTGTATCTAAGTTAA
- a CDS encoding phosphopantetheine-binding protein has product MAIKEWIITQLSKLTKNKITEESLFSEIGIDSLDLVEHVSDLEQHFDIEISDEELLNIKKVNDIIVLIEQKSK; this is encoded by the coding sequence ATGGCCATCAAAGAATGAATAATTACACAACTTTCAAAACTAACTAAAAACAAAATTACTGAAGAGAGTTTATTTTCAGAAATCGGAATTGACTCACTTGATTTGGTAGAACATGTCTCTGATTTAGAGCAACACTTTGACATTGAAATTAGTGATGAAGAGCTTTTAAATATTAAAAAAGTTAACGATATTATTGTTTTAATTGAACAAAAAAGTAAATAA
- a CDS encoding DegV family protein, producing MKIAIVIDSSSGLTKEQANKRGWYFLPLNIDIDEKTYKDGIDLDNKNFFEIFKKNSKTSTSASSRGEIISLFDDITSKYDKVVVFPISYKLSSQYQNLDLIAREYKNIHIVKSKHLSFLTIVQLIKFEKAISQNQSFDEELKKLSHWDESQKVLLIPEYNDALVAGGRLSPKAAALAKVLKVVPIIKFENGELLKEGKGISFQKTLTKLISSLSGKYSKDSKNYFPVILHAQNSNISFYEEHFLNEFGKKPLILSLPSVISVHTGLGAIAISLVKVDKDVIDQIVEHF from the coding sequence ATGAAAATAGCAATTGTAATTGATTCCTCTTCAGGCCTGACAAAAGAGCAAGCCAACAAAAGAGGATGATATTTTTTACCCTTAAATATAGACATTGATGAAAAAACTTACAAAGATGGAATAGATCTTGATAATAAAAATTTTTTTGAAATTTTCAAAAAAAATTCAAAAACTTCAACTTCTGCTTCATCAAGAGGTGAAATTATAAGTCTTTTTGATGATATTACAAGCAAATATGACAAGGTTGTGGTTTTTCCTATTTCTTACAAGCTTTCAAGTCAATATCAAAATCTTGATTTGATTGCAAGAGAATACAAAAATATTCATATTGTTAAATCTAAACACCTTTCTTTTTTAACAATAGTACAGTTAATTAAATTTGAAAAAGCCATTAGCCAAAACCAATCTTTTGATGAAGAATTAAAAAAGCTCTCTCATTGAGATGAAAGCCAAAAAGTTTTATTAATTCCTGAATACAATGATGCATTAGTAGCAGGGGGAAGACTCTCACCAAAAGCAGCTGCTTTGGCAAAAGTTTTAAAAGTTGTTCCAATTATTAAATTTGAAAATGGTGAGTTACTTAAAGAAGGAAAAGGAATTTCTTTTCAAAAAACTCTTACTAAATTAATAAGTTCTTTAAGTGGCAAATATAGCAAAGATTCAAAAAATTACTTTCCAGTAATTTTGCATGCTCAAAATTCAAATATTAGCTTTTATGAAGAGCACTTTTTAAATGAATTTGGAAAAAAGCCTTTAATTTTATCTCTTCCTTCAGTAATAAGTGTTCATACTGGACTAGGGGCTATTGCCATTTCTCTTGTCAAAGTGGACAAAGATGTTATTGATCAAATAGTTGAGCATTTTTAA
- a CDS encoding class II fructose-bisphosphate aldolase, with translation MAIITKVDHFYKKLKRKNKAILAFNVVNLETLKSFIEIAEEKQVDLVIQISQNTIKNLGYDLIVPSLKKSLENSKANFVLHLDHCDDFNLLEKALKDGFKSVMFDGSFLDFKNNVFSSLKAKEMAKKYEAFLEVEIGQILGKNSHENQDENQKTKLEDILEFYNLVKPDSLAFNFGTLHGIYKENPKIDFDLLKNVESKICTVLVMHGTSGLSKKEIIKAWKFGIRKINIGTDFNLAHISAIKEFFEEYPNVKDIRKINLYAIKKIKEKTLYFLDMFAKK, from the coding sequence GTGGCAATAATAACTAAAGTTGATCACTTTTACAAAAAGCTCAAAAGAAAAAATAAAGCTATTTTAGCTTTTAATGTCGTCAATTTAGAAACACTAAAATCTTTTATTGAAATAGCTGAAGAAAAACAAGTTGATTTAGTTATTCAAATAAGTCAAAACACAATCAAAAATCTTGGCTATGATTTAATAGTTCCGTCACTAAAAAAATCACTTGAAAATTCAAAGGCAAATTTTGTTTTACATCTAGATCATTGTGATGATTTTAATCTCTTAGAAAAAGCTTTAAAAGATGGGTTTAAATCAGTAATGTTTGATGGATCTTTTTTAGATTTTAAAAACAATGTTTTTTCTTCTTTAAAAGCAAAAGAAATGGCCAAAAAATATGAAGCTTTTTTAGAAGTTGAAATAGGTCAAATTCTTGGAAAAAACTCTCATGAAAATCAAGACGAAAATCAAAAAACAAAACTTGAAGATATCTTAGAATTTTATAACTTAGTTAAGCCAGATTCTTTAGCTTTTAATTTTGGAACATTGCATGGAATTTATAAAGAAAATCCAAAGATTGATTTTGATCTTTTAAAAAATGTTGAAAGTAAAATTTGCACTGTTTTAGTTATGCATGGAACAAGTGGTCTTTCTAAAAAAGAAATTATCAAAGCATGAAAATTTGGTATTAGAAAAATTAATATTGGAACTGATTTTAATTTAGCTCATATTAGTGCTATAAAAGAATTTTTTGAAGAATATCCAAATGTAAAAGATATTAGAAAAATTAACTTATATGCAATCAAAAAAATAAAAGAAAAAACACTTTATTTTTTAGATATGTTTGCAAAAAAATAG
- a CDS encoding PTS transporter subunit EIIC: MTKSKEIIKKWDFKNHINKLLSSLQLLGKSLMLPIAVLPIAALLLRIGSLIQDPLANGSIGLSEAQIMTGKIIASIGDIVFSNLALIFAVGISFGLAKDHRGEAALVGLIVWFGLNTLLKEGFLASNIWKNVLVSEELENKTRLLYFLKNDKPTYQLDAGVFGGIVVGVLTALIYNRYKDVKLHPALSFFGGRRFVPMLGLAMVLPLGLIFAIVWPWLQYGLISIGQGLTSSNGFLKGFYGGIYAFFNRLVQPFGLHHILNTFVWFQLPISGPNLQGQQMSVNGDIFAFNRGIIDSGVFTTGFFPLFLGGLPGAALAMIMTSDKSKRKQIMTFLGGALIVSWLTGINEPLIFAFIFVSPLLYVLNAILTSFFYMITTWTSMSIGIGFSAGFIDYLVSFPTSWQIASHLGIMANPLWIWPIALLMGITYYFSFYFLIKKLKIATPGREEQLGIEVAGDKNIFGFKSLGKQKTNSEKTEDKYQIMAQNILDIIGFENIKTIEHCATRLRFILENNSPEKINDSAIKNLGARGVVRLGNQDYHIIIGTDVQFVYDHLIKLKSQKEQSGNNN, encoded by the coding sequence ATGACTAAAAGTAAAGAAATTATAAAAAAATGAGATTTTAAAAATCATATTAATAAGCTTTTGTCTTCATTGCAGCTTCTTGGTAAATCACTAATGCTTCCAATTGCAGTTTTGCCCATTGCTGCACTTCTTTTAAGAATTGGTTCTTTAATTCAAGATCCTCTAGCAAATGGATCAATAGGACTAAGTGAAGCACAAATAATGACTGGAAAAATAATAGCTTCAATTGGTGATATTGTTTTTTCTAATTTAGCTTTAATTTTTGCAGTTGGTATATCCTTTGGACTTGCAAAAGATCACAGAGGAGAGGCAGCTTTAGTTGGTCTTATTGTTTGATTTGGTTTAAATACCCTTTTAAAAGAGGGATTTTTAGCCTCTAACATTTGAAAAAATGTTTTAGTTTCAGAAGAGCTCGAAAACAAAACGAGGCTTCTTTATTTTTTAAAAAATGACAAACCAACTTACCAGTTAGATGCTGGAGTTTTTGGTGGAATTGTAGTTGGTGTTTTAACAGCGCTAATTTACAATCGTTATAAAGATGTTAAATTACATCCTGCTCTATCTTTTTTTGGTGGAAGAAGATTTGTTCCAATGCTTGGATTGGCTATGGTTCTTCCTCTTGGTTTAATCTTTGCAATCGTTTGACCATGACTTCAATATGGTCTTATTTCAATTGGACAAGGTTTAACTTCTTCAAATGGCTTTTTAAAAGGATTTTATGGTGGAATTTATGCATTTTTTAATCGCTTAGTTCAACCTTTTGGTCTTCACCATATTTTAAACACTTTTGTATGATTTCAACTTCCTATAAGTGGACCTAATTTACAAGGTCAACAAATGAGTGTTAACGGTGATATTTTTGCCTTTAATAGAGGTATTATTGACTCAGGAGTTTTTACAACTGGATTTTTTCCATTATTTTTAGGAGGCTTACCAGGAGCTGCCCTTGCTATGATCATGACAAGTGATAAAAGTAAAAGAAAACAAATCATGACTTTTTTAGGTGGAGCATTAATTGTTTCATGACTTACAGGAATTAATGAGCCTTTAATTTTTGCTTTTATTTTTGTCTCACCATTGCTTTATGTTCTTAATGCAATCTTAACTTCATTTTTCTACATGATAACCACTTGAACTTCAATGTCAATAGGAATAGGTTTTTCAGCTGGTTTTATTGATTATTTAGTTTCATTTCCAACATCATGACAAATTGCATCTCATCTAGGAATTATGGCAAATCCACTTTGAATTTGACCAATAGCACTTTTAATGGGAATAACTTATTATTTTAGTTTTTACTTCTTAATTAAAAAACTAAAAATAGCAACTCCAGGAAGAGAAGAGCAGCTTGGAATAGAAGTTGCTGGTGACAAAAATATTTTTGGCTTTAAAAGCTTAGGCAAGCAAAAAACAAACTCTGAAAAAACAGAAGATAAATACCAGATCATGGCACAAAATATTTTGGATATTATTGGTTTTGAAAATATTAAAACAATTGAGCACTGTGCTACTAGACTAAGATTTATTTTGGAGAACAACTCACCAGAAAAAATAAATGATAGTGCCATCAAAAATTTAGGTGCTCGAGGAGTTGTAAGACTTGGAAATCAAGATTATCACATTATTATTGGAACAGATGTTCAGTTTGTTTATGATCATTTAATTAAACTCAAATCTCAAAAGGAACAAAGTGGCAATAATAACTAA
- the nagB gene encoding glucosamine-6-phosphate deaminase, giving the protein MREIYIFKDLQDLHKFCAKQIIDQIKIKKDSTLGFATGKTPLKTYQLLVKDHQENKTSWKDITSFNLDEFVDIDPSHPESFIKQMKSNLFDHLDINEQKINIPKSNSSNPDQEALNYENKIRKNNGIDLQFISIGVNGHIAYNEPGTPKDSLTHVSNLTKETILDLIAKNKFSSIDEVPKKAITMGVKTILNQCKKIMMVSFGKEKAQVTKQMLEDKPNENVTASFLQEHPNCIYILDKEAASLLNEETLKKAKWI; this is encoded by the coding sequence ATGAGAGAAATTTATATTTTTAAAGATTTACAAGATTTGCACAAATTTTGTGCAAAACAAATTATTGACCAAATAAAAATCAAAAAAGACTCAACTCTGGGTTTTGCAACTGGCAAAACACCACTAAAAACATATCAACTACTAGTAAAAGATCACCAAGAAAACAAAACTTCATGAAAAGATATTACTAGCTTTAATTTAGATGAATTTGTTGACATTGATCCTAGTCATCCTGAGTCATTTATAAAGCAAATGAAAAGCAATTTATTTGATCATTTAGACATTAATGAGCAAAAAATTAATATACCAAAGTCCAATTCATCAAATCCAGATCAAGAGGCTTTAAATTATGAAAATAAAATTAGAAAAAATAATGGAATTGATCTTCAATTTATCTCAATAGGTGTAAATGGCCACATTGCCTATAATGAACCTGGAACTCCAAAGGACTCACTTACTCATGTAAGTAATTTAACTAAAGAGACAATTTTAGATTTAATTGCAAAAAATAAATTTAGCTCAATTGATGAAGTACCAAAAAAAGCCATTACCATGGGTGTTAAAACAATTTTAAATCAATGTAAAAAAATTATGATGGTCTCTTTTGGTAAGGAAAAAGCTCAAGTAACTAAACAAATGCTTGAAGATAAACCAAATGAAAATGTAACTGCCTCATTTCTTCAAGAACATCCTAATTGTATTTACATTTTAGACAAAGAAGCTGCCTCTTTGTTAAATGAAGAAACTCTAAAGAAAGCAAAGTGAATTTAA
- a CDS encoding N-acetylmannosamine-6-phosphate 2-epimerase has protein sequence MFEKKLFFVSCQALKGEALYGKDIVVKLAKAAIQGGAQGLRTSQIKNIKALIRANFNVPIIGIIKQNYPNSDVYISPTLKEMKKLIKTGVQIIAIDATLRKRPKESLNQIVDYFFKHKKSHQLLMADCSSIEDVNNAIKLNFDIIGTTLRGYTEDTKNFSNTDDNYLFLRQVLKICQQNKKYLIAEGGL, from the coding sequence ATGTTTGAAAAAAAATTATTTTTTGTTTCTTGTCAAGCACTAAAAGGAGAAGCTCTCTATGGAAAAGACATTGTAGTTAAATTGGCAAAAGCAGCAATTCAAGGAGGTGCACAAGGATTAAGAACTTCTCAAATCAAAAATATTAAAGCGCTTATTAGAGCAAATTTTAATGTCCCAATTATTGGAATAATAAAACAAAATTATCCCAATTCAGATGTATATATAAGCCCTACATTAAAAGAAATGAAAAAGCTTATTAAAACAGGGGTTCAAATAATAGCAATTGATGCCACACTTCGCAAAAGACCTAAGGAAAGTTTAAATCAAATTGTAGATTATTTTTTTAAACACAAAAAAAGCCATCAACTTTTGATGGCTGATTGTTCATCTATTGAAGATGTCAACAATGCCATTAAATTGAACTTTGACATTATTGGAACAACTCTAAGAGGCTATACCGAAGATACCAAAAATTTTTCAAACACAGATGATAATTATTTGTTTTTAAGACAAGTTTTAAAGATTTGTCAGCAAAACAAAAAATATCTAATTGCAGAGGGGGGGCTTTAA